One segment of Carcharodon carcharias isolate sCarCar2 chromosome 16, sCarCar2.pri, whole genome shotgun sequence DNA contains the following:
- the toe1 gene encoding target of EGR1 protein 1 isoform X2 gives MDEYIIEPQSVQFLVQHGFDFNKQYSKGIPYHKGNDKPNECRGQNMRALFLEMIQSKKPLILHNGLIDLAFLYQCFYANLPDQLTTFTADLFEMFPAGVYDTKYASEVETRFVSSYLEYAYKKCRRENTRLIDTSNNHLSVEFCNYQQAFTGYIDYRYCNLPEADEKVTEESKMGICERFSAYGWCPNGMKCSLSHNTDLIIDEDERINDKRKKKKARRKRRQHSVELSDNPTECIVAENMVPTDVPPSKLLCDNASVEPERMDTGEIVQEKPLGDTQLPGITLDEESEDHLCGGVETHGEFLSNNKKENNPEDQKCTGTKLMEKNKMEKYEGGTHRAGFDAFMTGFIMAYILMWKNDSTKMDPWLPDCHNKLYLSGKAIPLQICKSSFSKSSKAHQAKIELLWGKH, from the exons CCTAATGAATGTCGTGGTCAGAATATGAGAGCTCTATTCCTCGAAATGATTCAGTCAAAGAAGCCTTTAATTCTTCACAATGGGCTGATTGACCTGGCATTCTTGTACCAGTGTTTTTATGCGAACCTACCAGACCAGCTCACGACCTTCACAGCTGACCTGTTTGAGATGTTTCCAGCTGGGGTTTATGATACTAAATACGCTTCAGAAGTTGAAACTCGCTTTGTGTCTTCCTACTTGGAATATGCCTACAAAAAATG CAGAAGGGAAAATACCAGATTAATTGACACTAGCAACAATCATCTCTCCGTTGAGTTCTGTAACTATCAACAGGCATTCACAGGTTATATTGACTATCGGTACTGCAACCTCCCAGAAGCTGATGAAAAGGTTACAGAAGAGAGTAAAATGGGGATATGTGAACGGTTTTCT GCTTATGGCTGGTGTCCAAATGGAATGAaatgctccctgtcacacaacaCTGACCTAATTATTGATGAAGATGAACGCATCAATGataaaagaaagaagaaaaaggCAAGGAGAAAAAGGAGACAGCACTCAGTGGAATTGAGCGACAACCCTACTGAATGCATAGTTGCAGAAAACATGGTTCCTACTGATGTCCCGCCATCTAAGTTATTGTGTGACAACGCAAGTGTGGAACCAGAAAGAATGGACACTGGAGAAATAGTACAGGAAAAGCCTTTGGGTGATACACAACTCCCAGGGATCACCCTAGATGAGGAAAGTGAAGACCATCTCTGTGGTGGAGTGGAAACGCATGGGGAATTTTTAAGCAACAATAAAAAGGAAAACAACCCTGAGGATCAAAAGTGTACAGGAACTAAATTAATggaaaagaacaaaatggaaaaaTATGAAGGGGGCACCCACCGTGCAGGGTTTGATGCTTTCATGACTGGATTTATAATGGCTTACATTTTGATGTGGAAAAATGATAGCACAAAGATGGATCCTTGGCTCCCTGACTGCCACAATAAACTTTATCTGAGTGGGAAGGCCATTCCCTTACAGATTTGTAAAAGTTCATTCTCAAAATCCTCAAAAGCTCACCAGGCCAAGATTGAATTGCTCTGGGGAAAGCACTGA